The proteins below come from a single Micromonospora citrea genomic window:
- a CDS encoding NACHT domain-containing protein, whose amino-acid sequence MGVPMRGPKRGPAWAAQLWLRQRRRRWRTRRERRTERDRRRRTDERGNVRVRWRYRRWLRWTIVAGAFAFLGWAALSVILTVLDIDPVRVSGWCGGKGPRAYYCGQVIGFVKPLLGAAFGLAVFYYWRYIPVRRWYRQNVLRNSRMVLPSAERGLDPADVVGRDELCELLIQRLRDRATRRPLLLVGGIGTGKTATLARLAERLMTIKVVPVGVDLRTVKDPEKLNFHQLALEQFGRTIDTRLRGAGEADRIWRRLWLENRIVVLADGLEETLAEADQPAADRDSVLREAIRAAVREQLPLVIASRPDDPLRGLDALLLQLEPLGEGAALEYVQAHSRRSGTEHRWDRITELVKAADVADSPFYLRIIGQLHEVDRLDNVKAADPGRATLRWRLLEEWRAAVVAGDLYEDYGLPQTERSDAIEVLSALACIGLRDNRQFVRTTELTGGGAPLGDGRRRILRELKKRLRKLDADNLQDIGLAETTGDALNIVAKRVDGVRFQHGVIQAYLGSRFLAAAMRDDGFLDRAFTRNAGPGRELLSALTLHAGRADAGEGRGERWKPGGRPGELRRLADAARDQVGLTRWEPKTTRSRPSALVRRLCDEARRTPNRTRALEMFAAALEMDAAAGHTSHRALADAVRGAWHHYQGDGSVTDRPLEDAKIALVRRFGDAARQLGARPPEPVGLRTRRPTPQYQQLFRMMAGEGSYLPRLAAARAIAAGGNAAVRELGELLAEPPQTADTPQRQRLEELRTWIAPALFLHADDTPTPDGTTWRHEAHQNLRRWVRHLAGDASDGARLYEITLAQGFRLAANCRVYPAHRSLLIEEAEKALRHSRFWYSHLVLIQALTLLALPRDPAETLRERGHGSDPRGLVEFWISIAGGADAAPSPGSSTEHPLVRRVADLCVEALVDRHPERRCWIDEREIVGRVGAVSPQPGIRRLQDTWLPPSHGWAVLEPRAQRLLADVMLLLNLADRGHDDDERARRLTRASRPELPPCLTIDRTAMRVTLSRRQAHDVQPGSTCIDDCAFRLCPLPPKGDELRYQMDEVFCAHQIDLVGHWFRPSRRADWQAVNRDDLRTFWHEMSERMAPAWRK is encoded by the coding sequence ATGGGGGTGCCGATGCGGGGGCCGAAACGCGGTCCGGCCTGGGCGGCCCAACTGTGGCTACGCCAGCGCCGGCGCCGGTGGCGGACCCGGCGGGAACGCCGGACCGAGCGCGACCGCCGCCGGCGCACCGACGAACGGGGCAACGTCAGGGTGCGGTGGCGGTACCGCCGCTGGCTGCGATGGACGATCGTCGCCGGCGCCTTCGCGTTCCTCGGGTGGGCCGCCCTCTCCGTGATCCTGACGGTCCTCGACATCGACCCCGTGCGCGTGTCCGGGTGGTGCGGCGGGAAGGGCCCGCGAGCCTACTACTGCGGGCAGGTGATCGGGTTCGTCAAGCCCCTGCTGGGCGCGGCGTTCGGACTCGCGGTCTTCTACTACTGGCGATACATCCCGGTCCGCCGCTGGTACCGGCAGAACGTGCTGCGCAACAGCCGGATGGTGCTGCCCAGCGCCGAACGGGGTCTCGACCCGGCCGACGTCGTCGGCCGTGACGAGCTGTGCGAGCTGTTGATCCAGCGACTACGCGACCGGGCCACCCGACGGCCGCTGCTGCTGGTGGGCGGCATCGGCACCGGCAAGACGGCCACCCTGGCCCGCCTCGCGGAGCGGCTGATGACCATCAAGGTCGTGCCGGTCGGGGTCGACCTGCGGACGGTCAAGGACCCGGAGAAACTGAACTTCCACCAGCTCGCCCTCGAACAGTTCGGGCGCACCATCGACACCCGGCTGCGCGGGGCGGGCGAGGCCGACCGGATCTGGCGCAGGCTCTGGCTGGAGAACCGCATAGTGGTGCTCGCCGACGGCCTGGAGGAGACCCTCGCCGAGGCCGACCAGCCCGCCGCCGACCGGGACAGCGTGCTCCGGGAGGCCATCCGGGCCGCGGTCCGGGAACAGCTCCCCCTGGTGATCGCGTCGCGCCCCGACGACCCGCTGCGGGGCCTGGACGCGCTGCTGCTGCAACTGGAGCCGCTCGGCGAGGGAGCCGCCCTCGAATACGTGCAGGCCCACAGCCGCCGCTCGGGTACGGAACACCGGTGGGACCGCATCACCGAGCTGGTCAAGGCCGCCGATGTCGCCGACTCCCCGTTCTACCTGCGGATCATCGGTCAGCTCCACGAGGTCGACCGCCTCGACAACGTCAAGGCGGCCGACCCGGGCCGGGCCACGCTGCGCTGGCGCCTGCTGGAGGAGTGGCGGGCGGCCGTCGTCGCCGGCGACCTGTACGAGGACTACGGCCTGCCGCAGACCGAACGGTCCGACGCGATCGAAGTGCTCTCCGCCCTCGCCTGCATCGGGTTGCGCGACAACCGGCAGTTCGTCCGCACGACGGAACTGACCGGCGGCGGTGCGCCCCTCGGCGACGGCCGGCGGCGGATCCTGCGCGAGCTGAAGAAACGGCTGCGGAAACTCGACGCCGACAACCTGCAGGACATCGGGCTCGCCGAGACCACCGGCGACGCGCTGAACATCGTGGCGAAACGCGTCGACGGGGTGCGCTTCCAGCACGGGGTGATCCAGGCCTACCTCGGCTCGCGCTTCCTCGCCGCCGCCATGCGCGACGACGGCTTCCTCGACCGCGCGTTCACCCGCAACGCGGGTCCGGGGCGCGAACTGCTCTCCGCGCTCACCCTGCACGCCGGCCGCGCGGACGCGGGCGAAGGGCGGGGCGAGCGGTGGAAACCGGGCGGCCGGCCCGGCGAGCTGCGCCGCCTCGCCGACGCCGCCCGCGACCAGGTGGGGCTGACCCGCTGGGAGCCGAAGACCACCCGGAGCCGGCCGTCCGCTCTCGTGCGGCGCCTCTGCGACGAGGCGAGAAGGACGCCGAACCGCACCCGGGCGCTGGAGATGTTCGCGGCGGCGCTGGAGATGGACGCCGCCGCCGGGCACACCTCGCATCGCGCGCTGGCCGACGCCGTCCGCGGGGCATGGCACCACTATCAGGGCGACGGGAGCGTCACCGACCGCCCCCTGGAGGACGCGAAGATCGCCCTCGTGCGGCGCTTCGGCGACGCCGCCCGGCAGCTCGGGGCCCGACCGCCCGAACCCGTCGGGCTCCGCACGCGACGGCCGACACCGCAGTACCAGCAGCTGTTCCGGATGATGGCCGGGGAGGGCTCGTACCTTCCCCGGCTGGCCGCGGCCCGCGCGATCGCCGCCGGCGGCAACGCGGCCGTCCGGGAGCTGGGTGAGCTGCTCGCCGAACCGCCGCAGACGGCCGACACCCCGCAGCGACAGCGCCTGGAGGAACTGCGGACCTGGATCGCGCCGGCGCTGTTCCTGCACGCCGACGACACGCCGACCCCCGACGGAACGACCTGGCGACACGAGGCCCACCAGAACCTGCGACGCTGGGTGCGCCACCTGGCCGGCGACGCCTCCGACGGCGCCCGCCTCTACGAGATCACCCTCGCCCAGGGCTTCCGCCTGGCGGCGAACTGCCGCGTCTACCCCGCACACCGCAGCCTGCTGATCGAGGAGGCCGAGAAGGCGCTGCGGCACTCCCGGTTCTGGTATTCGCACCTGGTGCTCATCCAGGCGCTGACCCTGCTGGCGCTGCCCCGCGACCCCGCGGAGACGCTGCGCGAGCGGGGCCACGGATCGGACCCGCGCGGCCTGGTCGAGTTCTGGATCTCGATCGCCGGCGGCGCGGACGCCGCCCCGTCTCCCGGCAGCAGCACCGAGCACCCGCTCGTCCGCAGGGTCGCGGACCTGTGCGTCGAGGCGCTCGTCGACCGCCACCCCGAACGGCGCTGCTGGATCGACGAGCGGGAGATCGTCGGACGGGTGGGCGCGGTCAGCCCGCAACCCGGCATCCGCCGGCTCCAGGACACCTGGCTGCCACCCTCGCACGGCTGGGCGGTGCTGGAACCGCGGGCCCAACGGCTGCTGGCCGACGTGATGCTGCTGCTCAACCTCGCTGACCGGGGCCACGACGACGACGAGCGGGCACGCCGGCTCACCCGGGCCAGCCGGCCCGAACTGCCGCCGTGCCTCACCATCGACCGCACCGCCATGCGGGTCACCCTCAGCCGCCGCCAGGCCCACGACGTCCAGCCGGGCTCCACCTGCATCGACGACTGCGCGTTCCGGCTGTGCCCGCTGCCGCCGAAGGGCGACGAGCTGCGCTACCAGATGGACGAGGTCTTCTGCGCCCACCAGATCGACCTCGTCGGGCACTGGTTCCGCCCGTCCAGACGGGCCGACTGGCAGGCGGTCAACCGCGACGACCTGCGGACGTTCTGGCACGAGATGTCCGAACGGATGGCCCCCGCCTGGCGGAAGTGA
- a CDS encoding HNH endonuclease: protein MRDAALDTLLAAFTEPLPFTRETVARAPLAPGAHVVILHGEIVYVGETGRTLRERLRAHLGGGRGSSVLHKQVGEMLDDDLGRQTTTAEVAAWLGRCEVRWRETGDPKALKDALLTGLRPRFNRLLPGRPAVSDVASRFDRLMDSPYFDAVVMANRAYLDAVVPDAATTEREYWALSCLPGTRTNPPRLSAVSMKTMETFVLHEPANPTRDARVEGFLVVRSSVLVEHWTHAGLQTTHPALTRWPSDYVDAGPDQELLAGSVDDLLAALADDRIVLAARALTEPLLRSRTLHARGHNQQLADAVLRRHRGTTDWIFPVEESGSELSGDVRELFHSHTPLDWRLSSGYHRMAAGDRIWACAPEPAPRLVASGIAWGDPYQRPTGSGLEWRVAIRWNAELSRHLLGNDRAAHVVSAGSVRGVREMRAWELDGLTDALGAGPSSEPDALSEGRRRRLAEVTARQGQADFRRRLVEAYGGRCAVTGCDTEAALQAAHISPYDGPATNRVTNGLLLRADVHNLFDRGLIWVDDQLRVRVREDAAHYARWHGEELRLPARTVDRPDVAALRAHRQKVAGMP, encoded by the coding sequence ATGCGTGACGCCGCCCTCGACACTCTGCTTGCCGCGTTCACCGAGCCGCTGCCGTTCACGCGGGAAACGGTCGCGCGGGCGCCGCTTGCGCCCGGGGCTCACGTCGTCATCCTCCATGGCGAGATCGTCTACGTGGGAGAGACAGGTCGGACCCTTCGGGAACGGCTGAGGGCGCACCTCGGGGGCGGCCGGGGCTCGTCGGTGCTGCACAAGCAGGTCGGCGAGATGCTCGACGATGACCTGGGCAGGCAGACGACCACAGCCGAGGTCGCCGCGTGGCTCGGGCGGTGCGAGGTCAGGTGGCGGGAGACGGGCGACCCCAAGGCGCTCAAGGACGCCCTGCTTACCGGGCTCAGACCGCGGTTCAACCGGCTGCTGCCCGGGCGGCCGGCCGTCTCCGATGTCGCGAGCCGCTTCGATCGGCTGATGGACAGCCCGTACTTCGACGCGGTGGTGATGGCCAACCGCGCTTATCTCGACGCGGTCGTGCCCGATGCGGCGACGACCGAGCGGGAGTACTGGGCGCTCTCGTGCCTGCCTGGCACGAGGACAAATCCGCCGCGACTCTCGGCGGTCTCCATGAAGACGATGGAGACGTTCGTGCTGCACGAACCGGCCAACCCGACCAGGGATGCCCGGGTCGAGGGGTTCCTGGTCGTCCGCAGTTCGGTGCTCGTCGAGCACTGGACGCACGCAGGCTTGCAGACGACTCATCCGGCGCTTACCAGATGGCCGTCGGACTACGTTGATGCCGGGCCTGACCAGGAACTCCTCGCCGGTAGTGTCGACGACCTGCTCGCGGCGCTCGCGGACGATCGCATCGTCCTCGCCGCCCGCGCCCTCACCGAACCACTGCTTCGGTCTCGGACCCTGCACGCTCGGGGGCACAACCAGCAACTCGCCGATGCGGTCCTCCGCCGGCACAGGGGCACAACCGACTGGATCTTCCCGGTCGAGGAAAGCGGCAGCGAACTGTCGGGGGACGTCCGGGAGCTCTTCCACAGCCACACCCCGCTCGACTGGCGGCTCTCCTCCGGCTATCACCGGATGGCGGCCGGCGACCGAATCTGGGCATGCGCCCCCGAGCCGGCGCCTCGCCTTGTCGCCTCCGGCATCGCCTGGGGCGACCCGTACCAGCGGCCTACCGGGAGCGGGCTGGAGTGGCGAGTAGCGATCCGGTGGAACGCCGAACTGAGTCGGCACCTGCTCGGAAACGACAGGGCCGCGCATGTGGTGTCCGCCGGCTCCGTGCGCGGCGTGCGGGAAATGCGCGCGTGGGAGCTGGACGGGCTCACGGATGCGCTGGGAGCGGGTCCGTCGTCGGAGCCCGACGCACTGTCCGAAGGGCGTCGCCGCCGGCTCGCCGAGGTGACCGCCCGCCAGGGCCAGGCCGACTTCCGGCGCAGGCTCGTCGAGGCGTACGGGGGGCGGTGCGCGGTCACCGGCTGCGACACCGAGGCCGCCCTCCAAGCCGCCCACATCTCGCCCTACGACGGGCCCGCCACGAACCGGGTGACCAACGGACTGCTGCTCCGGGCCGACGTGCACAACCTCTTCGACCGCGGCCTGATCTGGGTCGACGACCAGCTCCGCGTCCGGGTCAGGGAGGACGCCGCGCACTACGCCCGGTGGCACGGTGAGGAGCTGCGTCTGCCGGCCCGTACGGTGGACCGGCCGGACGTCGCCGCGCTGCGCGCCCACCGGCAGAAGGTCGCCGGGATGCCGTGA
- a CDS encoding DivIVA domain-containing protein: MAVYRSRHALPDPLTPDRVLGVTLPRTPFCRRGYRVDEVDALLHRLAHELRDRTRQLDLTRAENHRIKEALRTWQTRHAEERSRDSSPVDETSTPGRSRAR; the protein is encoded by the coding sequence ATGGCCGTCTACCGCAGCCGGCACGCCCTGCCCGACCCGCTCACCCCCGATCGCGTCCTCGGCGTCACGCTCCCGCGCACGCCCTTCTGCCGGCGCGGCTACCGGGTCGACGAGGTCGACGCCCTGCTGCACCGTCTCGCCCACGAGCTGCGCGACCGCACCCGCCAGCTCGACCTCACCCGCGCCGAGAACCACCGCATCAAGGAGGCGCTGCGCACCTGGCAGACCCGACACGCCGAGGAGCGCTCGCGCGATTCCTCCCCAGTGGACGAGACATCGACGCCCGGTCGGTCACGAGCACGATGA
- the tmk gene encoding dTMP kinase, protein MSGRFIVVDGPSGVGKTTITALLADSLAAEGWLVHPTKEPTRTRLGQTARYGTDDYHGLTLACLVAADRYQHLETEIRPALAAGQIVLCDRYLATSLVLQRLDGVDPTFIWDLNSLADRPDLTIVLTGDPNRSRSRAAARGIHSRFHRGGVDAGRREMELYVEVSAELSEAGFSVHVHDVGTQSPGEVVAALLDPVRALLGHGGDAQALTGSDARISES, encoded by the coding sequence ATGAGTGGCAGGTTCATCGTCGTCGACGGCCCGAGCGGCGTCGGGAAGACCACGATCACCGCGCTCCTGGCGGACAGCCTGGCCGCCGAGGGCTGGCTGGTACATCCAACGAAGGAGCCCACCCGCACCAGGCTGGGCCAGACCGCACGGTACGGAACCGATGACTACCACGGTTTGACCCTGGCCTGTCTCGTTGCCGCCGACCGCTATCAACACCTGGAGACCGAGATCCGGCCGGCGCTCGCCGCCGGGCAGATCGTTCTCTGCGACCGGTACCTCGCCACGTCACTGGTGTTGCAGCGACTGGACGGAGTCGATCCGACGTTCATCTGGGACCTCAACAGCCTGGCCGACCGACCCGACCTGACCATCGTCCTCACGGGCGACCCGAACCGATCGCGCAGCAGGGCCGCCGCACGGGGCATCCACAGCAGATTCCACCGTGGCGGGGTGGACGCGGGGCGACGCGAGATGGAGCTGTACGTCGAGGTCTCGGCCGAGCTGAGCGAAGCCGGATTTTCCGTGCACGTCCATGATGTCGGCACGCAGTCACCGGGCGAGGTTGTCGCCGCGCTCCTCGACCCGGTCCGGGCGCTGCTCGGCCACGGCGGCGACGCTCAGGCCCTCACTGGCAGCGACGCGCGGATCAGCGAGTCGTAG
- a CDS encoding class IV adenylate cyclase produces MTDGLREIEVKYRVGDPDTLVDAIEARGATFSEPVHQDDQAYAAVGWSYGQSKAGAAFARLRTENGRHVFCVKKPLANELACREHETEVLVRDQMHEAILAMGFYPTVRIVKTRRTARLGQMSLCLDEVRGLGAFFEIEVMVAGPRPADDVQCDLDRFARSLGVELERTTETYDSLIRASLPVRA; encoded by the coding sequence ATGACCGACGGGCTCCGGGAGATCGAGGTCAAGTACCGGGTCGGCGACCCGGACACGCTGGTTGACGCGATCGAAGCCCGAGGAGCGACGTTCTCGGAGCCGGTGCACCAGGACGACCAGGCGTACGCGGCGGTCGGTTGGAGCTACGGCCAGAGCAAGGCGGGTGCCGCGTTCGCCCGGCTGCGCACCGAGAACGGGCGGCACGTCTTCTGCGTCAAGAAGCCGCTGGCCAACGAGCTGGCCTGTCGGGAGCACGAGACGGAGGTGCTCGTCCGGGACCAGATGCACGAGGCGATCCTGGCGATGGGCTTCTACCCGACGGTGCGGATCGTGAAGACGCGACGCACGGCACGGCTCGGGCAGATGTCGCTCTGCCTTGACGAGGTGCGCGGCCTCGGCGCTTTCTTCGAGATCGAGGTGATGGTCGCGGGACCCCGTCCGGCCGACGACGTGCAGTGCGATCTCGATCGGTTCGCCCGCTCCCTCGGTGTGGAGTTGGAGCGGACCACGGAGACCTACGACTCGCTGATCCGCGCGTCGCTGCCAGTGAGGGCCTGA
- a CDS encoding peptidase: protein MTMRKAPALTPARRAAVLLAATGVAVALPAAAGADTPTPSPGAATVNKAGTSFLTAAGISPGQPVRVGASVGDYLYWSFTAEAGDTHHVAATVSLPAAASRKGDSTWTVEVFDGLRRRQACVAGAQTPVASKSAATVELDCELRQVRSWAEPWSGDPLPGTYYVRLSGTELPEQELGLPIEVSLLVGVESDGDTEPEGGDLKEPLVPAVNPGKVLPGDPTAGTPDPAAAGDDEDGWFDWVRWPSLSSRWYWTVGGGILAAVAGVVGFALTRPRQRVG, encoded by the coding sequence ATGACGATGCGGAAGGCTCCGGCCCTGACCCCGGCCCGTCGGGCGGCGGTGCTGCTCGCCGCCACCGGTGTCGCCGTCGCGCTGCCGGCCGCCGCCGGCGCGGACACGCCCACCCCGTCGCCGGGGGCCGCCACCGTCAACAAGGCCGGCACCTCGTTCCTCACCGCCGCCGGGATCAGCCCCGGCCAGCCCGTACGGGTCGGCGCCTCCGTCGGCGACTACCTGTACTGGTCGTTCACGGCCGAGGCGGGGGACACCCACCACGTGGCGGCCACCGTGTCGCTGCCCGCCGCGGCGAGCCGGAAGGGCGACTCCACCTGGACCGTCGAGGTCTTCGACGGGCTGCGCCGCCGGCAGGCGTGCGTCGCCGGGGCGCAGACCCCGGTGGCGTCGAAGAGTGCCGCCACCGTCGAACTCGACTGCGAGCTGCGCCAGGTGCGCTCGTGGGCCGAGCCGTGGTCGGGCGACCCGCTGCCGGGCACCTACTACGTCCGGCTGTCCGGCACCGAGCTGCCGGAGCAGGAGCTGGGCCTGCCGATCGAGGTGAGCCTGCTCGTCGGGGTGGAGTCCGACGGCGACACCGAGCCGGAGGGCGGCGACCTCAAGGAGCCCCTTGTCCCGGCGGTGAACCCGGGCAAGGTGCTCCCCGGCGACCCGACCGCCGGTACGCCCGACCCGGCGGCGGCCGGCGACGACGAGGACGGCTGGTTCGACTGGGTCCGGTGGCCGAGCCTGTCGTCCCGCTGGTACTGGACCGTCGGGGGCGGCATCCTGGCCGCCGTCGCGGGTGTGGTCGGCTTCGCCCTGACCCGCCCCCGCCAGCGCGTCGGCTGA
- a CDS encoding GYD domain-containing protein, with protein sequence MAKFLIRATYTSRGIAGLGKEGGTARAEVVRALIENSGGRVESLYFAFGQYDLYVVGEVADNATAAALGIAVRSAGGVEATVVPLLTPEEIDTAARMPVTYQPPGG encoded by the coding sequence GTGGCGAAGTTCCTGATCAGGGCGACCTACACCAGCCGGGGCATCGCCGGGTTGGGCAAGGAGGGCGGTACGGCTCGCGCGGAGGTGGTCCGGGCGCTGATCGAGAACTCCGGCGGTCGGGTGGAGTCGCTGTACTTCGCGTTCGGCCAGTACGACCTGTACGTGGTGGGCGAGGTGGCGGACAACGCGACCGCCGCCGCGCTGGGCATCGCCGTCCGGTCGGCGGGCGGGGTGGAAGCCACAGTCGTCCCGCTGCTGACCCCGGAGGAGATCGACACGGCAGCCAGGATGCCGGTCACCTACCAGCCACCGGGCGGGTAA
- a CDS encoding B12-binding domain-containing radical SAM protein: protein MTTSPRTPCSPSPSVADATDPSSFPILGARPGSPLDLLLVNAPLRDYDLRPRVNDFTLPVLGMGYIATYAAAQGFRVGVLDGECLGLGVRRICDVINEAAPRWVGFNLLAPTYDLSARIAARLDPAINIMVGGHQAKAMPATVINDPRFGRLEALVLGEGETRVAELLHEHQRRSRLPGVMWRDPVLRTPVAGDSPGSKRHLAPDINGLPFVDRRYFAADPYRPSGGPLEAAMVGARGCPYDCSFCGAAVSANPDVTIRTRDPENIIAEMDAVHARYGVTAFRFVDDLFLGYERFIRRCMAAFGAAAVGSRYVWDATGRINVLARADDVLLESLAGNGCREVALGIESGSARVLGHIGKRINPELTRQVVRRLTRLGINVKGYFILGLPTETRAELDATVQHVYELWDLADSQPGSFRASVFEFRPYPGTPEWHRLLATGRYDAAQLLNYDAIDLTGEGLDEAMRERDEFNFSVNLQFGEVELSYVRRKLVELARAQHGRSASR, encoded by the coding sequence GTGACGACCTCGCCACGTACACCCTGCTCACCCTCGCCCTCGGTTGCCGACGCAACGGATCCGTCTAGCTTTCCGATCCTCGGCGCCCGGCCGGGCTCACCGCTCGACCTGCTACTGGTCAACGCCCCGCTACGCGACTACGACCTGCGCCCCCGCGTCAACGATTTCACCCTGCCCGTACTCGGGATGGGCTACATCGCTACCTACGCGGCCGCCCAGGGTTTCCGCGTAGGCGTGCTCGACGGCGAGTGCCTGGGGCTGGGTGTCCGCCGGATCTGCGACGTCATCAACGAGGCCGCGCCGCGTTGGGTCGGCTTCAACCTTCTGGCTCCGACCTACGATCTCAGCGCACGTATCGCTGCCCGGCTCGATCCGGCGATCAACATCATGGTCGGTGGTCACCAGGCAAAGGCGATGCCCGCCACGGTCATCAACGATCCCCGGTTTGGCCGCCTGGAGGCCCTCGTCCTCGGCGAGGGCGAGACGCGGGTCGCGGAGCTGCTCCACGAACACCAGCGTCGCTCGCGGCTGCCGGGAGTCATGTGGCGCGACCCCGTCCTGCGCACGCCGGTGGCCGGAGACAGCCCCGGCTCGAAGCGGCATCTCGCCCCGGACATCAACGGCCTACCATTCGTCGACCGGCGCTACTTCGCCGCCGACCCCTATCGCCCGAGTGGCGGCCCCTTGGAGGCCGCCATGGTGGGAGCCCGCGGCTGCCCTTACGACTGCTCGTTCTGCGGGGCTGCCGTGAGCGCGAATCCCGATGTCACGATCCGCACCAGGGATCCGGAAAACATCATCGCCGAGATGGATGCGGTACACGCCCGATACGGAGTCACCGCATTCCGCTTCGTCGACGATCTATTCCTCGGCTACGAACGGTTCATCCGTCGGTGCATGGCAGCCTTCGGCGCAGCCGCGGTTGGCAGCCGATACGTCTGGGACGCGACCGGACGAATCAATGTCCTCGCCCGGGCGGACGACGTACTGCTGGAGAGCCTCGCCGGAAACGGCTGCCGGGAGGTGGCGCTCGGCATCGAATCCGGCAGCGCCCGGGTGCTCGGCCACATCGGTAAGCGAATCAACCCGGAACTGACCCGGCAGGTGGTCCGCCGACTCACCCGACTCGGTATCAACGTCAAGGGCTACTTCATCCTTGGCCTGCCCACGGAGACCCGGGCCGAACTCGACGCCACCGTCCAGCACGTCTACGAGCTGTGGGATCTCGCCGACAGCCAGCCTGGATCCTTCCGAGCCAGCGTGTTCGAGTTCCGCCCATATCCCGGAACTCCGGAGTGGCACCGGCTGCTGGCCACCGGCCGATACGACGCGGCGCAACTGCTGAACTACGACGCGATCGACCTCACCGGCGAAGGATTGGACGAAGCCATGCGCGAACGCGACGAGTTCAACTTCTCGGTAAATCTCCAGTTCGGAGAGGTCGAGCTGTCGTACGTACGGCGAAAACTCGTCGAGCTGGCCCGCGCCCAGCACGGCCGGTCGGCGTCGCGATGA
- a CDS encoding VWA domain-containing protein, translating to MIKRRLPAVLLGLLVAFPTLGAPAYADERETEPVEPPKVELVLDVSGSMRAKDIGGRTRISVAQEAFNDVVDALPETTDLGIRVLGATYGGDDKKVGCQDTQQLVPVGPVDRVKAKNAIATLRPTGFTPVGLALREAAKDLGTGETTRRIVLITDGEDTCAPPDPCEVARELAAQGTKLVVDTLGLIPDEKVRKQLVCIASATGGTYTSAQSKDDLTRRIKQLVERAKDTHAKTPAKVAGTDVCAKAPVLTSGVYTDRERFEEHRWYRIPVQPGQELRASVSIGLDRPLNRDYGVLLRATAPDGRELVRGNDAGSGRTDVLSTGVRWSAAEDDDDEEESEADDKGGVFSGSTGKAPEPTVVCLVVSNSFSAKAGAAAAPGMPLELTIDLVDASPAPNSPGLGRGWVLLGVLTLAGLLSGLIVGWLTRWWVAVWRTR from the coding sequence ATGATCAAACGACGGCTCCCGGCGGTCCTGTTAGGACTGTTGGTGGCCTTCCCGACACTGGGTGCTCCCGCCTACGCCGACGAGCGCGAGACCGAACCCGTCGAACCGCCCAAAGTGGAGCTGGTGCTCGACGTGAGTGGCTCGATGCGCGCCAAGGACATCGGCGGTCGTACTCGTATCTCCGTCGCCCAGGAGGCGTTCAACGACGTCGTGGACGCGCTGCCCGAGACGACGGATCTCGGCATCCGCGTCCTCGGCGCCACCTACGGCGGCGACGACAAGAAGGTCGGCTGCCAGGACACCCAGCAGCTCGTGCCGGTCGGCCCCGTCGACCGGGTGAAGGCCAAGAACGCCATCGCCACCCTGCGCCCAACCGGCTTCACCCCGGTCGGCCTGGCCCTGCGCGAGGCGGCGAAGGACCTCGGCACCGGCGAGACCACCCGGCGCATCGTGCTCATCACCGACGGCGAGGACACCTGCGCGCCGCCGGACCCCTGCGAGGTGGCCCGCGAGCTGGCCGCCCAGGGCACCAAACTGGTGGTCGACACGCTCGGCCTCATCCCCGACGAGAAGGTACGCAAGCAGCTCGTCTGCATCGCCTCGGCGACCGGCGGCACCTACACCTCGGCGCAGAGCAAGGACGACCTGACCCGGCGGATCAAGCAGCTCGTCGAACGGGCCAAGGACACCCACGCCAAGACGCCGGCGAAGGTGGCCGGCACCGACGTCTGCGCCAAGGCGCCCGTGCTCACCTCCGGCGTCTACACCGACCGGGAGCGCTTCGAGGAGCACCGGTGGTACCGGATCCCGGTCCAGCCGGGGCAGGAGCTGCGGGCCTCGGTGAGCATCGGCCTGGACCGGCCGTTGAACCGGGACTACGGCGTACTGCTGCGGGCCACCGCCCCCGACGGGCGGGAACTGGTCCGGGGCAACGACGCCGGCAGCGGACGTACCGACGTGCTGTCGACCGGCGTGCGCTGGTCGGCGGCGGAGGACGACGACGACGAGGAGGAGTCGGAGGCCGACGACAAGGGCGGCGTCTTCTCCGGCTCGACCGGGAAGGCCCCCGAGCCCACGGTCGTCTGCCTGGTCGTCAGCAACTCCTTCTCCGCCAAGGCGGGGGCCGCTGCGGCGCCGGGCATGCCGCTCGAACTGACCATCGACCTGGTCGACGCGTCGCCCGCCCCGAACAGCCCGGGACTCGGCCGGGGCTGGGTGCTGCTGGGCGTACTGACCCTCGCGGGCCTGCTCAGTGGGTTGATCGTTGGTTGGCTGACCCGTTGGTGGGTAGCGGTCTGGAGGACCCGATGA